One window of the Arthrobacter sp. D5-1 genome contains the following:
- a CDS encoding NADP-dependent isocitrate dehydrogenase produces the protein MAKIIYTHTDEAPMLATYSFLPIVEAYASTAGVEVETRDISLAGRIIAVFGDFLTEEQRTGNALAELGELAKQPEANIIKLPNISASVPQLKAAIAELQAQGYALPDYPDNPSSDTETDIRSRYDKIKGSAVNPVLREGNSDRRAPLSVKNYARQNPHSMGAWTPESKTNVATMGENDFRSNEKSVVLKADDSLTIQLVREDGTTKVLKKDFPVLAGEVVDATVLRADALDEFLKAQVARAKEEGVLFSAHLKATMMKVSDPIIFGHVVKAYFSELFDTYGKQLAAAGISPNNGLAAILSGLEDLPEDVREGVKAAITKGLEDGPALAMVDSDKGITSLHVPSDIIVDASMPAMIRSSGHMWGPDGKEADTLAVIPDSSYAGIYQVVLDDCRANGAFDPTTMGTVPNVGLMAQAAEEYGSHDKTFEIQAAGTVQLVDSKGTVLTEHQVFPGDIWRACQTKDIPVRDWVKLAVTRARASQTPAVFWLDETRAHDANLIAKVNEYLKEHDTEGLEIKILSPVEATAFTLERIRKGEDTISVTGNVLRDYLTDLFPILELGTSAKMLSIVPLINGGGLFETGAGGSAPKHVQQLVKENHLRWDSLGEFLALAVSFEHLATTTGNARAQVLADTLDRATGTFLLENKSPRRSVGELDNRGSHFYLATYWAQELAKQTEDAELAQDFAAIADALTSNEEAIVGELAAVQGPAVDLGGYYRPDAAKAAEIMRPSATFNKVLADLKK, from the coding sequence ATGGCCAAGATTATCTATACCCACACAGACGAAGCGCCGATGCTGGCAACGTACTCATTCCTGCCGATTGTGGAAGCGTACGCCTCGACCGCAGGTGTAGAGGTGGAGACCCGCGACATTTCGCTGGCCGGCCGCATCATCGCCGTTTTCGGCGATTTCCTGACCGAAGAGCAGCGCACGGGCAACGCCCTGGCTGAACTTGGTGAACTGGCAAAGCAGCCGGAAGCCAACATCATCAAGCTGCCCAACATCAGCGCCTCCGTGCCGCAGCTCAAGGCTGCCATCGCCGAACTCCAGGCCCAGGGCTACGCCCTCCCGGACTACCCGGACAACCCCTCCTCGGACACCGAAACGGACATCCGCTCGCGCTACGACAAGATCAAGGGCTCCGCTGTGAACCCGGTGCTGCGCGAAGGCAACTCCGACCGCCGCGCACCCCTGTCGGTGAAGAACTACGCCCGCCAGAACCCGCACTCCATGGGCGCCTGGACCCCGGAGTCCAAGACCAACGTTGCCACCATGGGCGAGAACGACTTCCGCTCCAACGAGAAGTCCGTTGTTCTCAAGGCCGACGACTCCCTGACCATCCAGCTGGTCCGCGAAGACGGCACCACCAAGGTCCTCAAGAAGGACTTTCCCGTCCTGGCCGGCGAAGTTGTTGACGCAACTGTCCTGCGCGCCGACGCCCTGGACGAGTTCCTCAAGGCACAGGTTGCCCGCGCCAAAGAAGAGGGCGTCCTCTTCTCGGCACACCTGAAGGCCACCATGATGAAGGTCTCGGACCCCATCATCTTCGGCCACGTGGTCAAGGCTTACTTCTCCGAGCTGTTCGACACCTACGGCAAGCAGCTCGCAGCCGCAGGCATCAGCCCGAACAATGGCCTCGCAGCCATCCTCAGCGGCCTGGAAGACCTGCCCGAGGACGTCCGTGAAGGCGTCAAGGCAGCCATCACCAAGGGCCTCGAAGACGGTCCCGCACTGGCCATGGTCGATTCCGACAAGGGCATCACCAGCCTGCACGTCCCTTCGGACATCATCGTTGACGCTTCCATGCCTGCCATGATCCGTTCCTCCGGCCACATGTGGGGCCCGGACGGCAAGGAAGCCGACACCCTGGCGGTTATCCCGGACAGCTCCTACGCCGGCATCTACCAGGTTGTCCTGGACGACTGCCGCGCCAACGGTGCTTTCGATCCCACCACCATGGGCACCGTTCCCAACGTAGGCCTCATGGCGCAGGCAGCCGAAGAATACGGCAGCCACGACAAGACCTTCGAGATCCAGGCAGCCGGCACCGTCCAGCTCGTGGACAGCAAGGGCACGGTCCTCACCGAGCACCAGGTCTTCCCGGGCGACATCTGGCGTGCATGCCAGACCAAGGACATCCCGGTCCGCGACTGGGTCAAACTGGCCGTCACCCGCGCCCGCGCCTCCCAGACCCCGGCCGTGTTCTGGCTGGACGAGACCCGTGCGCACGACGCCAACCTGATCGCCAAGGTCAACGAGTACCTCAAGGAACACGACACCGAGGGCCTCGAGATCAAGATCCTCTCCCCGGTTGAGGCCACGGCCTTCACCCTGGAGCGAATCCGCAAGGGCGAGGACACCATCTCCGTGACGGGTAACGTCCTCCGCGACTACCTCACGGACCTGTTCCCGATCCTCGAGCTCGGCACCAGTGCCAAGATGCTCTCCATCGTTCCGCTGATCAACGGTGGCGGCCTGTTCGAGACCGGCGCCGGTGGCTCCGCTCCCAAGCACGTCCAGCAGCTGGTCAAGGAAAACCACCTCCGCTGGGACAGCCTGGGCGAATTCCTTGCCCTGGCAGTCAGCTTCGAGCACCTTGCCACCACCACGGGCAACGCCCGCGCCCAGGTCCTGGCTGACACGCTGGACCGCGCAACGGGTACGTTCCTGCTGGAAAACAAGTCCCCGCGCCGCAGCGTCGGCGAGCTGGACAACCGCGGAAGCCACTTCTACCTGGCCACCTACTGGGCCCAGGAGCTGGCCAAGCAGACCGAAGACGCCGAGTTGGCCCAGGACTTCGCAGCAATCGCTGACGCCCTGACCTCCAACGAAGAGGCCATCGTCGGCGAGCTGGCCGCAGTCCAGGGTCCCGCCGTCGATCTGGGCGGTTACTACCGTCCGGACGCCGCCAAGGCCGCTGAGATCATGCGCCCGTCCGCTACGTTCAACAAGGTCCTTGCTGACTTGAAGAAGTAG
- a CDS encoding FAD-dependent oxidoreductase, giving the protein MQVDVVVVGGGAMGSAAAWQLARAGRSVVLLEQFEAGHHIGASHGATRNFNTAYAEADYLDLLAESKTLWDELAAQHGAPLLDMVGLANHGNVPKLELIHAAHQERGIESYFISADEAANRWRGMNFATDVLFVPGSGRIRSADALVALRESAEAHGAVFKYSTPVRDIRIDGAETVVVVTEETEYTATRVVVTAGAWTTKVLNGLVKLPALVVTQEQPAHFTPTDNTLVWPSFNHNPDPDPNNELYEYWFSPVYGMLTPGEGVKAGWHGVGPVMDPDERTFEPIPQQLEALVRYAEEWLPGVDPSTAVPISCTYTTTPNEDFVLDRFGPLVVGAGFSGHGFKFTPAIGRVLKDIVDGGVAPERFLAER; this is encoded by the coding sequence ATGCAGGTTGACGTTGTAGTTGTTGGCGGAGGAGCCATGGGATCGGCGGCCGCATGGCAACTCGCCCGGGCGGGCCGTTCCGTGGTCCTGCTGGAGCAGTTCGAAGCCGGACACCACATTGGTGCTTCCCACGGCGCCACCCGCAACTTCAATACCGCGTACGCCGAGGCTGATTACCTGGATCTCCTGGCCGAATCCAAAACGCTCTGGGACGAACTCGCAGCCCAGCACGGCGCTCCCCTGCTGGACATGGTGGGATTGGCGAACCACGGCAACGTGCCCAAGCTGGAACTGATCCACGCGGCCCACCAGGAGCGCGGCATCGAGAGCTACTTCATCTCGGCCGACGAGGCCGCCAACCGCTGGCGGGGAATGAACTTCGCCACCGATGTCCTGTTCGTGCCGGGTTCCGGTCGGATCCGTTCGGCAGATGCCCTGGTGGCGCTGCGGGAATCCGCTGAAGCCCATGGCGCCGTCTTCAAGTACTCGACGCCGGTCCGCGACATCCGCATCGATGGGGCCGAAACGGTAGTGGTTGTGACGGAGGAGACCGAATACACGGCAACCCGCGTGGTGGTGACAGCGGGCGCCTGGACGACGAAGGTGCTGAACGGACTCGTCAAGCTCCCCGCGTTGGTGGTGACCCAGGAGCAACCCGCTCACTTCACCCCGACGGACAACACCCTGGTGTGGCCCAGCTTCAACCACAACCCGGACCCCGATCCGAACAACGAACTCTACGAATACTGGTTCAGCCCCGTCTACGGCATGCTCACTCCCGGCGAAGGCGTGAAAGCAGGCTGGCACGGAGTCGGTCCCGTCATGGACCCCGACGAGCGCACCTTCGAGCCCATCCCCCAGCAGCTCGAGGCGTTGGTGCGGTACGCAGAAGAGTGGCTTCCCGGCGTCGACCCTTCCACCGCGGTACCCATCAGCTGCACCTACACCACCACGCCCAACGAGGACTTTGTGCTGGACCGTTTCGGTCCGCTGGTGGTGGGTGCCGGCTTCTCCGGACATGGGTTCAAGTTCACGCCGGCTATTGGCCGGGTGCTGAAGGACATCGTCGACGGCGGCGTGGCACCGGAGCGGTTCCTGGCCGAGCGCTGA
- the phnE gene encoding phosphonate ABC transporter, permease protein PhnE, protein MTPHTLTPAVARRDSTGTPRVALVRPKKPLRWITTAAVAAAVVGLHAVAIEGTDFKPELLVDGWKGMAAFIGDAFPPDLSWEKTLKPGLEATLVTLWIGLLGTTLSVPFALLLAALAAGNTSPHRLVYQAARAVLSFFRAVPDIVFALIFVTAVGLGPFAGVLALICHNTGVMGKLWAESMEEIDAGPQEALRTAGANRIQQVANATLPMVVPQFVGLLLYRFDVNVRSSLVLGLVGAGGIGLLINQSIKSFQFDSMLTHILIVLVLIIVVDQFSAWIRRRLAA, encoded by the coding sequence ATGACTCCCCACACTTTGACCCCGGCCGTCGCCCGCCGTGACTCCACCGGCACACCCCGCGTGGCACTGGTCCGCCCCAAGAAGCCGCTGCGGTGGATCACGACGGCGGCAGTGGCAGCCGCCGTCGTCGGACTTCACGCCGTGGCCATCGAGGGGACGGACTTCAAACCGGAACTCCTGGTTGACGGCTGGAAAGGCATGGCAGCCTTCATTGGCGACGCCTTCCCGCCGGACCTGAGCTGGGAGAAGACACTCAAGCCCGGCCTCGAAGCGACGCTGGTGACGCTGTGGATTGGCCTGCTGGGAACCACGTTGTCCGTGCCATTCGCCCTGCTGCTCGCGGCCCTGGCTGCTGGGAACACCAGTCCGCATCGGCTCGTGTACCAGGCAGCGCGGGCTGTCTTGTCGTTCTTCCGGGCTGTACCGGACATCGTGTTTGCGCTGATCTTCGTCACAGCAGTGGGGCTCGGTCCCTTTGCCGGCGTGCTCGCCTTGATCTGCCACAACACGGGTGTCATGGGGAAGCTGTGGGCCGAGTCCATGGAGGAAATCGATGCCGGGCCGCAGGAAGCACTCCGCACAGCCGGTGCCAACAGGATCCAGCAGGTCGCCAATGCCACGCTGCCCATGGTGGTCCCCCAGTTCGTGGGCCTGCTGCTGTACCGCTTCGACGTCAACGTGCGGTCCTCGCTGGTCCTCGGGCTGGTGGGAGCCGGCGGCATCGGGCTGCTGATCAACCAGTCCATCAAGTCGTTCCAGTTCGACTCCATGCTCACCCACATCCTGATCGTGTTGGTGCTGATCATCGTGGTGGACCAGTTCTCCGCGTGGATCCGCAGGCGCCTGGCCGCGTAA
- a CDS encoding phosphonate ABC transporter ATP-binding protein, with amino-acid sequence MSDPLLAVRGLRKSFSGRNVLQGVDFSVAAGELVAFLGANGSGKSTTLRCVMGITAPDSGSISIDGTALETLQGRDLQQARQRMAMIFQKIHLVPRRTALDNVCAGALARIPTVRSLSPLLFPADVQQEALDCLDRVGLADRAFDRVGRLSGGQQQRVAVARALCQRADVVLADEPVSALDPHAAEQVMALLRELAHSEGLAVAAVLHQPDLALRYADRSIGLLQGSMTFDLPSTEVTADHLDTLYAPDRDVSDSVVSDRTQAA; translated from the coding sequence ATGTCCGACCCCCTTCTCGCCGTCCGAGGCTTGCGGAAGTCCTTCAGCGGCAGGAATGTCCTTCAAGGCGTGGACTTCTCCGTTGCAGCCGGCGAGCTCGTAGCGTTCCTGGGCGCCAATGGCTCCGGAAAGTCCACCACACTGCGCTGCGTCATGGGTATCACCGCTCCGGATTCCGGCAGCATCAGCATCGACGGAACTGCGCTGGAAACCCTCCAAGGGCGTGACCTGCAGCAAGCCCGCCAACGCATGGCCATGATTTTCCAGAAGATCCATCTGGTCCCCCGGCGCACGGCGTTGGACAACGTCTGCGCCGGCGCCTTGGCCCGCATCCCCACGGTTCGCTCCCTCAGTCCTCTGCTGTTTCCGGCCGACGTCCAGCAGGAAGCCCTCGACTGTCTGGACCGCGTGGGCTTGGCCGATCGCGCCTTCGACCGGGTGGGCCGCCTTTCCGGCGGACAGCAGCAGCGCGTCGCCGTAGCCCGGGCACTCTGCCAGCGGGCCGACGTCGTACTCGCCGACGAACCTGTCTCCGCACTGGACCCGCACGCCGCAGAGCAAGTGATGGCTCTGCTGCGTGAACTCGCCCACTCCGAAGGGTTGGCAGTGGCCGCGGTTCTCCATCAGCCCGATCTCGCGCTGCGATACGCAGACCGGTCCATCGGGCTGCTCCAGGGCTCCATGACCTTCGACCTCCCCTCCACAGAGGTCACAGCCGATCATCTCGACACGTTGTATGCCCCGGACCGGGACGTTTCAGACAGTGTCGTTTCAGACAGGACCCAGGCCGCATGA
- a CDS encoding phosphate/phosphite/phosphonate ABC transporter substrate-binding protein, giving the protein MKTPLFTGSALALATVLALTACGGSAQSSPEATSATCPNGEIKFGIEPYEDPAKLKPAYDVLAAALSKKLECPVSVQVVEDYAAEVLAMRNGKLDLGQFGPLGYVFADAKAGAEPLVSFGTAEKELSTYTAGIWVAKDSPIQAIGDLKGKSLALGSVGSTSGDVLPRFGLREAGIADADITMDYTGGHPEALLALTNGKVDAAEINSQTLATAIAAGTFKKDDFRQVWTSNPIPNDPITVRGDADPAFKAAVKDAFLSLEPADVAKVGEFLDVTPPGPLLEVTKDNYTPLFELAETMGLTEKDL; this is encoded by the coding sequence ATGAAAACCCCGCTCTTCACCGGTTCCGCGCTTGCCCTCGCTACCGTTCTGGCACTTACCGCCTGTGGCGGTTCAGCCCAGTCCTCACCTGAGGCGACGTCCGCCACCTGCCCCAACGGGGAGATCAAGTTCGGCATCGAGCCGTACGAAGACCCGGCCAAGCTCAAGCCCGCGTACGACGTCCTTGCGGCCGCGCTGTCCAAGAAGCTCGAATGCCCCGTCAGCGTCCAGGTGGTTGAGGACTACGCTGCCGAGGTCCTGGCCATGCGCAACGGCAAACTGGACCTGGGACAGTTCGGCCCGCTGGGCTACGTGTTCGCTGATGCCAAGGCCGGCGCCGAGCCGCTGGTTTCCTTTGGCACTGCCGAGAAGGAACTCAGCACGTACACGGCCGGGATTTGGGTTGCCAAGGACAGCCCGATCCAGGCCATCGGGGATTTGAAGGGTAAGTCCCTCGCCCTGGGCAGCGTCGGATCCACCTCGGGCGACGTCCTGCCCCGCTTCGGCCTCCGTGAAGCCGGAATCGCCGACGCCGACATCACGATGGACTACACGGGCGGTCATCCTGAAGCCCTGCTCGCGCTGACCAACGGCAAGGTTGATGCAGCCGAGATCAACTCCCAGACGTTGGCCACCGCCATTGCCGCAGGCACCTTCAAGAAGGACGACTTCCGCCAGGTGTGGACGTCCAACCCCATCCCCAACGACCCCATCACCGTGCGCGGCGACGCGGACCCCGCGTTCAAGGCAGCCGTCAAGGACGCTTTCCTCAGCCTGGAACCCGCCGACGTGGCCAAGGTGGGCGAGTTCCTGGACGTCACCCCTCCGGGCCCGCTGCTGGAAGTCACCAAGGACAACTACACGCCGCTGTTCGAACTCGCCGAGACCATGGGCCTCACCGAGAAGGATCTGTAA
- a CDS encoding TIGR03364 family FAD-dependent oxidoreductase yields the protein MIQSPEADIVSGVNNPSTSPTTANRTANQATDVIIVGAGIVGLAHAAHAVANGLTVTIIERDHHAAGASVRNFGHCCITAQSGELYELAQTSRKYWLEFAEHAGFWAAESGAVVLARTEAEMDVLRELSEVREPGQVELLSPAGTRERLGTSAFAVGEAHDDGGTSGAQWPGLVGGAFLRDDLRVDPRTTVATLAEWLSRQPGVDLHWNTAALGFSGSSEGVTVQTSRGGLRAKQVFVCVGHDVDYLFPDLAEEHRIQRCALQMSLAAKPSGVEFAPAVLTATSMLRYPAFTDMPAAAALRSEVLENQPELLEIGANVMFTQRPDGTLILGDSHHYHHTADPFMDEGVTSTLNAEITGRIGEPLEIIQRWQGIYASSDVAPILVREVQPGVTVVSVTSGVGMTLSFGLAHRNVSRLY from the coding sequence TTGATTCAGTCTCCCGAAGCCGACATTGTCAGTGGTGTGAACAACCCAAGCACTTCCCCCACCACCGCCAACAGGACCGCGAACCAGGCCACCGATGTCATCATTGTCGGTGCCGGAATCGTGGGCCTGGCGCATGCCGCCCACGCTGTTGCCAACGGCCTGACCGTCACCATCATCGAGCGCGACCACCACGCCGCCGGAGCCTCCGTCCGCAACTTCGGCCATTGCTGCATCACCGCGCAGTCCGGTGAGCTCTACGAACTCGCACAGACCTCGCGGAAGTACTGGCTGGAGTTCGCCGAGCACGCCGGATTCTGGGCCGCCGAATCCGGTGCCGTCGTCCTGGCCCGCACCGAGGCGGAGATGGACGTCCTCCGCGAACTCTCCGAGGTGCGCGAGCCTGGACAAGTCGAGCTGCTCTCCCCCGCCGGGACCCGGGAACGGCTGGGCACCTCGGCTTTCGCTGTGGGAGAAGCACACGACGACGGCGGCACTTCGGGCGCTCAGTGGCCGGGCCTCGTTGGCGGCGCCTTCCTCCGGGACGACCTCCGCGTCGACCCCCGCACCACGGTCGCAACGTTGGCCGAATGGCTGAGCCGGCAGCCCGGCGTCGACCTTCACTGGAACACCGCCGCACTGGGCTTCAGCGGATCCTCGGAGGGCGTCACCGTCCAGACGTCGCGCGGCGGGCTTCGAGCGAAGCAGGTCTTTGTATGTGTTGGCCACGACGTCGACTACCTCTTCCCGGACCTCGCCGAAGAACACCGGATCCAGCGGTGTGCTCTGCAGATGTCGCTGGCGGCCAAGCCTTCCGGCGTCGAATTCGCTCCCGCAGTCCTCACCGCAACGTCCATGCTCCGGTACCCGGCGTTCACGGACATGCCCGCCGCTGCAGCCCTCCGCTCCGAGGTGTTGGAGAACCAGCCCGAATTGCTGGAGATCGGCGCCAACGTCATGTTCACCCAACGCCCGGACGGGACGCTCATTCTGGGCGATTCCCACCACTACCACCACACCGCCGATCCCTTCATGGATGAGGGTGTCACCTCCACGCTTAACGCCGAAATCACCGGCCGGATCGGCGAACCACTGGAGATCATCCAGCGGTGGCAAGGCATCTACGCTTCCTCCGACGTAGCACCCATCCTGGTCCGCGAGGTTCAGCCCGGCGTCACGGTGGTGTCTGTGACCTCCGGGGTGGGCATGACCCTGTCCTTCGGTTTGGCACACCGCAACGTATCGCGCCTGTACTGA
- a CDS encoding GntR family transcriptional regulator gives MTTQTNAPLHVKLSEEFMRRINDGDWPPGFQLPSEAELCREFGTSRGPIRQALAFLRSEGAVTGGRGRPPMVRSSVPSQSFSTFNSFTEWASGIGKKPGQRTLEVARREASPEAAEALGLMPGTTVVEVLRVRYLDEAPAMIERTTFILDVGRKLFDFDTDSGSIFAFLKEQGVDLHSARHTIDAVAASDEDAELLEQPEGIPLLRERRITRSADGQPLEYSEDRYLPALTNFTIDNTVERRAALVRIHTEGATP, from the coding sequence GTGACCACACAGACGAACGCGCCCCTCCACGTCAAGCTGAGCGAAGAATTCATGCGCCGGATCAACGACGGCGACTGGCCGCCGGGCTTCCAACTGCCCAGTGAAGCGGAGCTGTGCCGCGAGTTCGGGACGTCGCGTGGCCCGATCCGTCAGGCGCTCGCGTTCCTCCGTTCCGAAGGTGCTGTCACAGGCGGACGGGGGCGCCCTCCCATGGTTCGCTCGTCTGTGCCGTCGCAGTCGTTCTCCACGTTCAACTCGTTCACTGAGTGGGCCAGCGGGATCGGAAAAAAGCCCGGCCAGCGGACACTCGAAGTGGCACGGCGCGAAGCCAGTCCGGAAGCCGCTGAGGCACTCGGCCTGATGCCTGGCACCACTGTGGTGGAGGTCCTTCGCGTCCGTTACCTGGACGAGGCGCCGGCCATGATCGAGCGCACCACTTTCATTTTGGACGTGGGACGCAAGCTGTTCGACTTCGACACCGACTCCGGGTCCATCTTCGCGTTCCTCAAAGAGCAGGGTGTAGACCTGCACAGTGCGCGCCACACCATCGACGCCGTTGCTGCCAGTGACGAGGACGCCGAACTGTTGGAGCAACCCGAAGGTATTCCGCTTCTGCGTGAACGCCGCATCACCCGCTCCGCCGACGGGCAGCCCCTGGAATACTCCGAGGACCGCTACCTGCCGGCACTGACCAACTTCACCATCGACAACACCGTGGAGCGCAGGGCCGCCCTGGTCCGCATCCACACTGAAGGAGCCACCCCATGA
- a CDS encoding phosphonatase-like hydrolase, giving the protein MIKLVACDMAGTTIDEHGDVYVALARCVEETGVTTTPEAVQEWMGADKVEAITALIEAGGGAATPEVVAAAFKRFKELLVEFYDANPPVALEGVEDAFRALRSQGIKVALTTGFSRDVAEPLLERLGWSVDDDTLLDAVVCSDEVAAGRPAPHMIHRAMELTGVQDVRAVMAAGDTVNDLAAANNAGVTAVGVLTGKLGREDLSVHPHHHILDGVKDIPALLS; this is encoded by the coding sequence ATGATCAAGCTTGTTGCCTGCGATATGGCCGGAACCACCATCGACGAACACGGCGATGTGTACGTAGCCCTTGCCCGCTGCGTTGAGGAAACCGGGGTGACCACCACACCTGAGGCTGTGCAGGAATGGATGGGCGCGGACAAGGTTGAGGCCATCACAGCCCTCATCGAAGCCGGTGGGGGAGCGGCCACCCCGGAAGTGGTGGCGGCCGCATTCAAGCGCTTCAAGGAATTACTCGTGGAGTTCTACGACGCCAACCCGCCAGTCGCGCTGGAGGGCGTGGAAGACGCCTTCCGCGCACTCCGCAGCCAAGGCATCAAAGTGGCCCTGACAACCGGATTTTCCCGCGACGTTGCCGAACCCCTCCTGGAGCGGCTGGGCTGGAGCGTCGATGACGATACGCTGCTGGACGCCGTCGTCTGCTCCGACGAAGTAGCCGCCGGACGACCGGCACCACACATGATTCACCGGGCCATGGAACTGACCGGAGTCCAGGACGTCCGCGCTGTGATGGCCGCGGGCGACACCGTGAATGACCTCGCCGCTGCCAACAACGCCGGCGTCACGGCCGTGGGCGTCCTGACCGGCAAACTGGGCCGCGAAGACCTGTCCGTGCACCCACACCACCACATCCTGGACGGCGTGAAGGACATTCCTGCACTGCTCTCCTGA
- a CDS encoding DoxX family protein, with translation MKFLHPSPKSSARGVTILRVVFGALIMVHGIQKLMAGHAAFAASVAAMGVQKPEIVAWLVIAGELGLGLLLVLGALTRVAGFLAAIMFAGIWFVTEAGKPLLTDKAGVTAELLIIYAAISVAFVFLGPGALSLDRKLVRQSAGSRR, from the coding sequence GTGAAATTCCTTCACCCGTCACCCAAGTCCTCCGCCCGCGGCGTCACCATCCTGCGCGTGGTTTTCGGCGCGCTCATCATGGTCCACGGCATCCAGAAGCTCATGGCCGGGCACGCTGCCTTTGCTGCGTCGGTTGCCGCCATGGGCGTGCAGAAGCCGGAGATCGTGGCGTGGTTGGTGATCGCCGGCGAGTTGGGCCTGGGCCTGCTTCTGGTCCTCGGCGCCCTTACCCGCGTGGCAGGGTTCCTTGCCGCCATCATGTTTGCTGGAATCTGGTTCGTTACCGAGGCCGGCAAACCCTTGCTCACGGACAAGGCAGGGGTGACTGCCGAGCTCCTGATCATCTACGCAGCAATCTCGGTGGCGTTCGTCTTCCTGGGACCCGGAGCTTTGTCCTTGGACCGCAAGCTGGTCCGGCAATCAGCCGGCTCGCGGCGTTAG
- a CDS encoding Gfo/Idh/MocA family oxidoreductase, translating to MTLPIAVPWLSTQTNQDPRAATGRRLKWGVVSTGNIANSVSKDLALLEDAELYAVSSRTQAAADAFAHTLGFAKGYGDDGGVPGYQRLVEDPAVDVVYVATPHAQHFLIASAALRAGKHVLCEKALTINAREASELVKMARENNVFFMEAVWSRFLPSMQRAFEIAASGELGQIQWVSADLGFPAPYDPSARIWALNDGGGALLDITVYPLLWALGTLGFPQSVTAIGTLNDDGVDTQNALTLGYSSGAQVQLTSSLMAHGPRTATVAGGLGFLQTVGSVNNPRELMIRIGWDEPRHEHFDVVGTGYTYELREVTRCIQQGLTESPVMPLEDSVNVMRLFDGVRSQLGIRYPNDAR from the coding sequence ATGACTCTCCCTATCGCCGTGCCATGGCTGTCCACCCAGACCAACCAGGATCCCCGGGCAGCTACCGGCCGGCGCTTGAAGTGGGGCGTCGTGTCTACAGGCAACATTGCCAACAGTGTTTCCAAGGACCTGGCCCTGCTGGAAGATGCGGAGCTTTACGCCGTGAGTTCCCGGACGCAGGCTGCCGCTGATGCGTTCGCGCACACGCTGGGTTTCGCCAAGGGCTACGGGGACGACGGCGGTGTTCCCGGCTACCAGCGCCTGGTGGAGGACCCCGCAGTGGATGTGGTCTACGTGGCCACACCCCATGCCCAGCACTTCCTGATCGCCTCGGCCGCCCTGCGCGCCGGCAAGCACGTGCTCTGCGAGAAGGCCCTCACCATCAACGCCCGTGAGGCCTCCGAGCTGGTGAAAATGGCCCGGGAGAACAACGTGTTCTTCATGGAGGCCGTGTGGAGCCGCTTCCTGCCGAGCATGCAGCGGGCGTTCGAAATCGCTGCTTCCGGCGAGCTTGGACAGATCCAATGGGTCAGCGCGGATCTTGGCTTCCCGGCGCCCTACGACCCTTCGGCCCGTATCTGGGCCCTCAATGATGGTGGTGGCGCACTTCTGGACATCACCGTCTACCCGCTGCTCTGGGCCTTGGGCACGCTGGGTTTCCCGCAGTCCGTCACCGCGATCGGCACCCTCAACGACGACGGCGTGGACACCCAGAACGCCCTGACGTTGGGCTACTCCAGTGGTGCCCAGGTTCAGCTGACGTCGTCCCTGATGGCACACGGACCCCGGACAGCCACCGTTGCGGGCGGGCTCGGATTCCTGCAGACCGTTGGCTCAGTGAACAATCCCCGCGAGCTGATGATCCGGATCGGCTGGGACGAACCGCGACACGAGCACTTCGATGTGGTGGGTACCGGCTACACGTACGAGCTCCGGGAAGTGACGCGCTGCATCCAGCAAGGCCTCACTGAGAGCCCGGTGATGCCGCTGGAGGACTCCGTCAACGTCATGCGCCTCTTCGACGGCGTGCGCTCCCAGCTGGGCATCCGGTATCCGAACGACGCGCGGTGA